Proteins encoded within one genomic window of Spirulina major PCC 6313:
- the ruvB gene encoding Holliday junction branch migration DNA helicase RuvB: MAIQSTYGNGNEAERSRSRRPPREVLDPTPAPEETPQTEETIRPQSLADYVGQKDLKAVLQIAIAAAQSRQDPLDHTLFYGPPGLGKTTMALILAAEMGVNCKITAAPSLERPRDITGLLVNLQKGDILFIDEIHRLNRITEELLYSAMEDFRLDITIGKGQSARTRSLPLPPFTIIGATTNMGALTSPLRDRFGLIQRLRFYDVDELSAIVTRSAALFAVPITPDGAAEIARRARGTPRIANRLLRRIRDYAQVKALGDITAAVATAALELLNVDPRGLDWTDRLVLTTMIEQFNGGPVGVEAIAAATGEDARTIEEVYEPYLLQIGFINRTARGRVATPNAYAHLGYSPESTQTTLF; encoded by the coding sequence ATGGCGATTCAAAGCACCTACGGCAATGGCAACGAGGCAGAGCGATCGCGATCGCGCCGTCCCCCCCGCGAAGTCCTCGACCCCACCCCCGCCCCGGAAGAAACCCCCCAAACCGAGGAAACCATTCGCCCCCAATCCCTCGCGGACTATGTGGGACAAAAGGATTTAAAGGCCGTCTTGCAGATTGCGATCGCCGCCGCCCAATCACGCCAAGACCCCCTCGATCATACCCTCTTTTACGGCCCGCCCGGTTTGGGTAAAACCACCATGGCCCTAATCCTCGCGGCGGAAATGGGGGTGAACTGCAAAATCACCGCCGCCCCCTCCCTCGAACGTCCCCGCGACATTACCGGCCTGTTGGTGAATCTCCAAAAAGGCGACATTCTGTTCATCGATGAGATCCACCGCCTCAACCGGATCACCGAAGAACTGCTCTACTCTGCCATGGAAGATTTTCGCCTCGATATCACCATCGGCAAAGGTCAATCCGCCCGCACCCGTAGCCTGCCCCTCCCGCCCTTTACGATCATCGGTGCGACAACGAACATGGGGGCGCTCACGTCTCCCCTGCGCGATCGCTTCGGCCTAATTCAACGCTTGCGGTTTTATGACGTGGACGAATTGAGTGCGATCGTCACCCGTAGCGCCGCCCTCTTTGCTGTTCCGATCACCCCCGACGGAGCCGCCGAAATCGCCCGCCGCGCCCGTGGCACACCCCGGATCGCCAACCGCCTCCTACGCCGCATCCGTGACTACGCCCAAGTCAAAGCCCTAGGGGACATCACCGCCGCCGTCGCCACCGCTGCCCTCGAACTCCTCAACGTCGATCCCAGGGGGTTAGATTGGACAGACCGCCTCGTTTTAACCACGATGATCGAACAGTTCAACGGCGGGCCGGTGGGGGTGGAAGCGATCGCCGCCGCCACCGGCGAAGATGCCCGTACCATAGAGGAAGTTTACGAACCCTACCTGCTGCAAATTGGCTTCATCAACCGCACCGCCCGCGGCCGCGTCGCCACCCCCAACGCCTATGCCCACCTGGGTTACTCGCCAGAATCCACCCAAACCACCCTCTTTTAA
- a CDS encoding DM13 domain-containing protein, which translates to MFKFSPLLATGLVAFLVLPGCANSAPPAPEPAPAADQTSTPTEAPAPVADGAILRTGSWQDAEHPTSGTVTIEETDGDRVLILSEDFKTDPGPDLTVVLHKAPNILEVTDPPAYGIQEGDYILLDLLASPTGEQTYAIPADVDLETYQSAAIWCREFNATFGVASLITP; encoded by the coding sequence ATGTTTAAATTCTCCCCATTGCTCGCCACCGGACTTGTCGCCTTCCTCGTCTTACCCGGTTGCGCCAACTCTGCCCCCCCTGCCCCCGAACCCGCCCCAGCAGCGGATCAAACCTCCACCCCTACCGAAGCCCCGGCCCCAGTAGCTGACGGTGCGATCCTGCGAACTGGCTCATGGCAAGACGCGGAACACCCCACCAGCGGCACGGTGACCATCGAAGAAACCGATGGCGATCGCGTCCTCATCCTCAGCGAAGATTTCAAAACCGACCCCGGCCCCGACCTCACCGTCGTCCTCCACAAAGCCCCCAACATCCTCGAAGTCACCGATCCCCCCGCCTACGGCATCCAAGAAGGCGACTACATCCTGCTCGATCTCCTCGCATCCCCCACGGGTGAGCAAACCTATGCGATCCCCGCCGATGTGGATCTAGAAACCTACCAATCCGCCGCGATCTGGTGTCGTGAGTTTAATGCCACCTTTGGCGTGGCTTCGTTGATCACGCCGTAA